GCACCAAGTGGAACATGCCGGAGTACCACCCCTCGCTCGGCATCGGCGGCTACTGCGTGCCGCTGGCCAAGGACTACCTGGCGGCCGAGAACGGCCTGGAGCCGCTGGCCGCCGAGCTGCACGCGGCGGAGGAGAAGCTGTTCACCGACACCCGGAACGCCCTGCGGGCGCACGGCAGCTTCCGGACCGTCGGGGTGCTGGGGCTGGCCTACGCACCGGGCATGAAGGTCCACACCCGCTCGCCTACCGTCCGGCTGGCCCACGAACTCGCCGGTCAGGGCGCGCGGGTCCTGGTGCACGACCCGCTCTACTCGGACGAGGAGATCGAGTCGATCACCGGCGCGCAGCCGCTGCGCTTCCCCGACGGACTGTCCGACTGCGACGGCGTCGTCCTGATGACCGGCCACCAGGAGTACCTGGACATCACACCGGCCGAGCTGTCGGTCCACCTGGGCACGGCGGAATGCGTGGTCGACAACCTGGGGCTCTGGCGCGGCCGGGTCCCGGCCTCCGGTCCGCAGTACCTGGAGGTCGGCGGTCCGGGCTTCTACGCCGGCGGCCGACCGGGCAGGGCGCCGGGCCAGGGGATCGACCGTGACCGCGAGTTCCTCGCAGCGCTGCCCGTCGAGCAGGTGGCGGCGGCGGTGCGGCGGGTCACCTCGCTGGACCGCCGGCACCTGACGCTGGAGCTGGCGGGGGCGGCCCGAACCATTCCCCAAGTCGCCGATCACGTCGCAGAGTTGCTTGGCCGGCGGGTCGAGTCGTGGTCCACCGCCGACCTCCGACTGGTCTGTGCGCTCTACGCCGTCGGCCGGGCCGGGGTCCGCCTGGAGCAGGTCGGCGTCTCGGCCGAGTTGGAGGTCGTCACGGCCCGGCTCGGGGAGCTCCACGCCGACTACCTGGCCGCCCTCGCCCGGGTGGGCGACTCCGCCGGGCAGACGGGGCCGGGAGCGGCCGACCATCCGTGGTGGGAGGTGGCCGACGCGCTGCCCGCGCTGCGCGACCGGATCGACCGGCACTACTCCCGGATCCTGGAGATCGACGGACAGAGCTACCACCGCAGGGAGTTGCTGCTGCCCGCCGAGGAGTTCGCGGCGGGCGCGCTGCCCGAGGGCCTGGCGAAGGAGCTGACGGACCGCCACCCCGGCACGGTGCTGCCCCCGGCCACGGAGGTGAGCGCGCTGCTGCGTGCGGCCACCCTGGCCGAGCTCGACCGTCACGGGCACCCGATGGGCCTGCTGGAGACGATCATGGCGGCGGCGGTGGCGGACCCGCGGCACCCGTCCGACCACGCGACCCTGATGTGCCCTCGCGGCACCCGGATCGACCGGCCCGGGACCTTCGAGAAGGACGACTTCGGGATCTACGTCGTCTTCAACCCCGCCTTCCGCCCCAGCCAGTACCCGGGCGTCGGCGACCTGCGGTCGATCCGCAAGGCCATGTACGCGCACCACGCGGCGAAGAAGGCCCGGGTCGCCAAGAAGGCCGGCGGTGCGGGCGAGCACGGCGCGCCGCCCGCGGCCCCGGAGGACCTGGGGGCCCGCGGCCTGTACGTCAACGAGCACGCGCACCACCGCGGGCACGTGGTCGCCGGGGTGACCACCGCCCTGCGCTCCCTGATGGACATCGACGTCGCGACGCCCGACGCGGTCACCGAAGTCCGCGGGCTCACCGACTGGCGGCTGTCCCGGGCCGGCACCCGCACCGAGGACCGCTACCGGCTCCACGAGTACCCCTCCTTCCACGCGTACGGCCGATGGATCAAGGTCGTGGTCGAGACGGCGCTCGGCGCGGGGTGCGTGCTTCCCGCCATGCTCGGGGAGTGGTGATGAGCCGCACGGCGCTGGCCTTCACTGCTCATCCGGACGACGCCGAGATCTGCCTGGGCGGCACGCTCGCCGCCCTGGCCGATCACGGGTGGGACGTCCACATCGTGGTGGCCTCCGTGCCCGACCACCGGGACCGGCGGTTGGCGGAGGTCCAGCGGGGCGCCGACGTGCTGGGCGCCCGGGCGCACGTCCTGGAACACGACGGCCACTGGCAGGTGGAGGACTTGACGGCGTACCAGCTCGTCAGGGAGTTCGACCGGCACGTTCGACGGCTGGCACCGCAGCGGGTCTTCACCCACTGGCTCGGTGACACCCACCAGGACCACGTGCTGGTGGCGCGCGCGGCGATCTCCGCGATGCGGGGCAGCCACGCCGACCTGTTCATGTGCGAGCAGCCGAACCAGTACGCGCCGTCGGCCTCCCCGTTCCCGGTCGACACCTACGTCGACGTCTCGGCGCAGTTCGAGCGCCGGCTCCGGGCCGTGGCCTGCCACCTGTCACAGGCAGCCGCGGAGAAGTACACCGAGCAGCTCACGGCCCGCGCGCGCTACCACGGCGACCGGATCGGCTGCCGGTACGCGGAGGCCTTCAGCTGCGTGGTCCAGCGGATGGAGCTCTCGTGACCGGCACGCGCCGGGACGCCGCTGCC
Above is a genomic segment from Kitasatospora viridis containing:
- a CDS encoding UDP binding domain-containing protein; translation: MDDLTGVEVAVWGLGLIGYSLGGELARVGQRCLIADIDTERVARLNAGELPFQHLPELPHSYREEVRAGLLRATSEPAELLGADHPVHVLCIPTERAGQIDDSVLRAVVGRIATESAARPLHLVIESTIAPGWIDSIVHRTMAGAGLRHGTDYHVGASPRRDWLTAPGHTMASLPKIIGADSPAGLQLLRALYSPICTEVLEAPDARHASLVKVVENYYRYRGILLANELGSALPDYDVASVLRLAGTKWNMPEYHPSLGIGGYCVPLAKDYLAAENGLEPLAAELHAAEEKLFTDTRNALRAHGSFRTVGVLGLAYAPGMKVHTRSPTVRLAHELAGQGARVLVHDPLYSDEEIESITGAQPLRFPDGLSDCDGVVLMTGHQEYLDITPAELSVHLGTAECVVDNLGLWRGRVPASGPQYLEVGGPGFYAGGRPGRAPGQGIDRDREFLAALPVEQVAAAVRRVTSLDRRHLTLELAGAARTIPQVADHVAELLGRRVESWSTADLRLVCALYAVGRAGVRLEQVGVSAELEVVTARLGELHADYLAALARVGDSAGQTGPGAADHPWWEVADALPALRDRIDRHYSRILEIDGQSYHRRELLLPAEEFAAGALPEGLAKELTDRHPGTVLPPATEVSALLRAATLAELDRHGHPMGLLETIMAAAVADPRHPSDHATLMCPRGTRIDRPGTFEKDDFGIYVVFNPAFRPSQYPGVGDLRSIRKAMYAHHAAKKARVAKKAGGAGEHGAPPAAPEDLGARGLYVNEHAHHRGHVVAGVTTALRSLMDIDVATPDAVTEVRGLTDWRLSRAGTRTEDRYRLHEYPSFHAYGRWIKVVVETALGAGCVLPAMLGEW
- a CDS encoding PIG-L deacetylase family protein gives rise to the protein MSRTALAFTAHPDDAEICLGGTLAALADHGWDVHIVVASVPDHRDRRLAEVQRGADVLGARAHVLEHDGHWQVEDLTAYQLVREFDRHVRRLAPQRVFTHWLGDTHQDHVLVARAAISAMRGSHADLFMCEQPNQYAPSASPFPVDTYVDVSAQFERRLRAVACHLSQAAAEKYTEQLTARARYHGDRIGCRYAEAFSCVVQRMELS